A stretch of DNA from Pseudomonadota bacterium:
GTAGATCCCGCGGGTGCCCTTCCTATCGTAGCGGCGTTTGGGCAGGGAACGCCCGGCCTTCTACCTGCCGGCGGTGGCCTGGTGGAAGGGCGCGTACTGGTTGCTGCGTCCGCGCCGCTCCCATCGGGCACGGTGGTGCAGGTAGCCACCAGCGAGACCTACGACCTTGCCACAGGAACCGTTGCGTCCTCACCAACCCAGGTGCAGGACATCGCGCTCTATCGCTCGCCCGTCATCGACGTCGCGAACGCCGACACGACCGGGGCCGTCGTAGTCCTAGGCGCGCGCTTCCCGATCCAGGCGTCACGCACCTACGCAGCGTCGGCGCTGCGCAAGGGGAACATCCACATCGACGTCTTGGCGGGACGCGAGGATTACCGTGGTGCCATCGGTGGACTCGACGCGCTGAGCACGGGTGATGGCGACGCCTTGCTGCAAGTAGCGTCTCACAGCCTGGCCGAGCAGACAGTCCTGGACATCGAGCAGCAGCGCAACGTAGCGGACTACTTGCCGCACACGGACGGGATCGTCCCGCTCAGCGAGCTTTGCCTCGACCTTTCAGGCGAAAAGCTGCGCAAGCCCGCCAGCCTCTCGCTCGGAAGCCTCGCCAGTGCCGGCGGCACGCTCCTGCTCGCGCGCATCGAACGCGTGGACGGCGTGGCGTATCCGATCGTCGTAGCGGTAGGCAAGGCCCAACCCGGACAGAGCCTGTTCTCCGCGTCGTCCGAGCTTCCAGGCATTCGACAGGAAGGCACCTATGTCGTCTACGGCGCCGCCGAACCTGTCGGTTTCGTCGCAGGCACCACACGAACCGAGCAAGGCACGCCTGTATCGACGCTCGTCACCACGAGCAACTCGCCCTTCGCCGCCCTGTCCGGCCCGAACGGCCGCTATCTCGTGCCCGCCAAACCCGGAGACGTCACGCTCAGCGCCCGCGTCTCGGAAACCAAGCTAGCAGGCAGCGCGTTGGCCTGGGTCACCGCTGAGCAGACCATCAGCCTCGACCTCTCGCTCGTCGGCCAGGTGACAAAGGCGAGCGTCACCCCTGAAGACGGCGCAGTCGCGGTCAAGCCCACGATCCAGGTCGAGATCACGACGAGCGCCCCACTCGACCCAGCATCCATCGACCCGGCGAACATCCAACTGCTGGAAGGCCCGATCGCCAACATGCAATCCGTACCGCTGCGCGTGGCCCTCGCGGCCAGCGGTACGACGCTCGCGTTGATTCCCGAAGAGCGCCTCAAGCCGGCCACCGCCTACACGCTGCAAGCGAGCGGTTTGCGCGACAGCTTCGGCGATCCCGTGATCGTACCTCCGACAACCTTCACCACCCAAGCCGACAAGCCGCCGGAATACAACACCGACCAAGTCCAGTTCTCCATGCCTGACAGCGACGGCCTGGTTGCCCTCAACGCGCCGCCTGGCTCGCTGCCCCCCGGCACCAGCATTCTCATCACCAACGAAGGCAACGGCATCGTCGTCAGCTTCACAGTCGGCAACGATGGATCGATCACCGGAGTCCTTCCGGCCACCATCGATGACCGCTTGCTCATCAGCATCACCGACCCCCACGGCAACGTAACCAGCTTCACACGCAGCCAGTACGTGGGCGTCGATGGCCGGGTCGCGGTGGGGCCGGGTGGCGGTGTGGTCAAGGGCGCCGGCGGGGCGGAGTTGCGGATCCCGGAGGGGGCATTGCAGGCGGGTGTGAGGTTCTCCGTTCGACCGCTCGATAGCGTTGCGTTTCCAGAGCGTCCGGAATTCGCGGACGCAGCGTTTGGCGGCGGCATCACGATCGAATCGTCGACACAACCGACTTTCCAAAAGGAAGTCGATCTTGCGTTCCCCAAGCCGCCAGGTGCGCCGGAGGATTCGTTTTACTACGTCTTTCGGCGCCTCGAGATGCCAGACGGGCGAGTGGCATTCGAGGTGATTGACCACGCGTTCGTGGAGGAAACCGCAACCGGACCCAAGGTCGTGACTGCGTCCCCTCCGTTCCCGGGAGTTCGGAATAGCTTCGGGTCGCTCAACATCCTGCAATCATCCACCCAAGCGCCGCTTCTGAGCCTCACTCCGGCCAATCACTTCGTGCTCGCGTATGCGTCCAGTGTCGTTGGCAAGGCCTTGTCGGTGGCGGGTGCGATTCGGGGTCGCGTGATGCGCTTCAAGTGGGGCACGAGCGCCACGAAGCCGGAGCTCGAACCCGAAGCCAACGTGGGCATTGGTTTCGTCGATGCCAGCGGACAGCCTATCGCTACAAGCGCAGGAGGGTCGCCAACGGTGGCTGTCAGCCAGGCAGACGGGAGCTTCACCATCTGGGACGCCTTCCCCACCGCCGGTGCAAAGAGTCTGGCCGCCATGCTACCTGGGGTCACGCTGGGACAGACCTGCCCCACGCCCACGCAGCCCTCCAGCACCATTCAGTGTGCGACCGCAGTACGCACCGACCCGCTGAAGCTTGCTGACTCGATTCCGGCGCTTCGTCACTACGATAACTACTCGGAAGTCAGTTTCGCCTTTCCCGCGGCACAGCCGCCACCGCCACCGCCCCTGGCCGACGTCCGCGTAATGCGCGAGGCCGCCGGGACCAGGCAGGAAATCGACGGCGTTGTAGTTGCCGGTCAGCCACTGCTGGTGGGGGTCTTGGCCGACAACGCAGCTGTTCGCTCGGTTCAAGTGGCGCATCAAGGCGTCACCGAGAGCCTCAACGTCCGAACCGATCCTCTGGCCGGGCAACCCTCCGGCATGACCAAGCTGTCTGACTATACCCCTGCTTTCCCGGGAGCATACACGGTCACCGCTGAGATGCTTCCTCTGCCGTTCGGTGCGCCAACCACCGTGTCCGCCACCTTCCGTGCGGTCGCCGCCGGCGGCGACATCACAGAGCCCTTACCCGGCGAGCGGCCCGCTGTGGTCACGGCTCGCGCCAATCCGTCCGCTGACGCGAAGGGCGTTCCAGTCACTGTTTTTCCGCAAGTTGTCTTTACCGAGCCAGTGATGAACGTGCCTGGAAACGTCACGCTAACCGACGACATGGGGGAGCCCGTACCTGGCCAGCTGGTTGGCGTCGGCCTGGACGGGCTTCCCATAGACCTCAGCGAGCCTCAGGGGTCGCAGGCAACGATCACCTCGTTCACGTTTCAGCCCGATACTCCTCTCAGGTTTGGCGCCGCTTACAGTCTGTCCCTAAGCGACGGGATTCATGACCTCGATGATCAGCTCCCGGGCGGACCGGCCCAACCCAGCGCACTCGTTCCGTACACGAGCACTTTCACTACCCATCAGCCACAGGCTCTTGCTGACCCAGGCATCGGCTTCAGTTCTGCCGGCATCGTTTCGGTTGGAACCAGAGCCTATCTTGTTCAGAACAACTTCACCCACGGTATTCTCAGGGTCTTTGATATCGCCAACCCCGCGGCTCCAGTTGAAATCGTGGCAGCACAGCGGCGCATGCTGGGTCGGCCCATGGATCTCGATGTGGTGGACGAAGGTGATGGGAAGGCCAGGGTTATCGTTGTCACCGGCCCTGCAGACCGGTCGCTTCCTTCCAATCTGCGCACATATCGCGTGCCCGCCGCTGGTCCAACGGAGTGGATCGGCGCCGCGAGCCTTACGGCCACAGCCCGCGAAGGCATCGTCCGTCGCGTCGCGGTCAAGGACAACACCGCATATGCCATCACGACCATGAAGGGAATCCAAGTGGTCGACCTTCAGCTTGCACACCAGCTCTTTATCCGCGCAGGCGGCGACAGCCATCATGTTCGCGTCCCTCTGAATACCGATGAACTCGGTTTCGGTCAGGAAGCGGTTCTGATGAACGTTCCCGTACTGAAGCCCGACGGCCGGTCTGCGTTTCTCTCGGAGCTTGAAGTGGCGGACCTGCTGGATGGATTCGTTCAGCCACTTGTGGTCGCTACGGGCGAGCCGGGTCTGGTGATCGCCAACCCGCAGAGGGGAGAGATTCTCTTCCAGGGACAACCCGCGAATGCCTTCGGCGCTACGCAGCTCTGGGGCCGAGCTGTTGCCGTTGGGCGCCTCGGCAAGCGTGACATCGCCGTGATCGCAGGAGACCAGGCCGGCACTTCAAGCCTTGTAACCGTCGACATCACCGACCCGCGCAAACCCATTCTCTTGGGCCAGTCCACGCTGCCGGAAAAAGCCACCGACTTGGTTCTCCAGGACGACCTCGCCTTGGTTGGGGGCAAGACCCGCGTTACGACGGTCCGTCTCACTGATTTAACGAAGCCCTCGCAAGCAGGCCATATCGCCGACGTCGGCGACCGCGTTGCGTTGGCTCCTAGTGGTGCCCTTCTTTCCGCCGCTACGTCAACGCGTGGTGGTGACGTGCATTTGGGCGGCGTCCGAACTTCGATTCTCGGGGTGGCTGTGGTCGTACTCCCAGTCCGGCCGGTCCCCACTAGGCCTGTGACTACCGGGGCTGTCCAGGAGCGGGAGCTCCTCTATGACTTGGTCGTACCAATCGCTGCCTACGGCCTGCCGAGCTCGGTGCAGGAGGGCCATGTTCAGTTGGTCGCTCATGATACGGGCAACCCGAACGCACCTGCCCTTCCCATTGCAGCGACGAACGTCTCGTTGGACCTGATAGACGGTCACCATTTCGGAACCGCCGTCTTTACTGCACAAAGCCGAGTCCCGCGAGGAAAGACGATCCGCGCCCGTGTCCTCGTAGACCCGCGCCACGTCGGGGTCAATCGCACCCCACAAGACTGGGACAATAGCGCCTCCGCTGTGCGCGCAGACTGGCCTTTTACTCTTCTGTTGAACCAGATTCGTCTCCGACTCGACTCCAACAACGACACGTTGCTTGGTGAACCAGGCACGGGTGTCGACTCCCTGGACGCCAAAGCCGTGGCGCGCGGAGATGCGTTTGCGTTCTGGAATGGCGATCCCTGGACTGCGGCATTGGGCGACTCTCGATTGGAAGACTGGGCTCAGCTGCGCATTCGTGTACTACGTGAACTCCCCCACGATGAGCACCTTTACCTGCTCATGCAGGGAGCCTCCTGGTGGCTAGTGAAGAACGCGGGAACCGGCAAGCAGTACCTCACCCAGAAGCCGACAGCGCTCGCACAACACGGAGAGCTGCTGCGAGCTGTTCGATCCGAATCGGCGGGCTCCTCGAAGGGGCGGATTGACATCCCGGACGATTGGCTGAAGGAAGGTGACAACGAGTTTCTGTTCTTCTGTGAGGATTGCCCCGGCGACGCAATGACGCTGTGGCATTATCGCGATGATGGTGGCACTCCCCCCCTCACTCTACCCAGCCCACCCAGCCTACGAAGCGCTGCTGTTCACATCCGACCGTTGAGCGAGTGGACGAGCGTATACAGCGCACGACCGGGCAACAACGCGACCGTTCCTCCGACGCCCCAAACCACCAGCCCACATTCGCCTGCCCCAGCGTTCCAGCGTTTGCAGACATGGGCGCCCATTCCACCCAAAGCGAAGCATCTCACTGTCATTGTGCACGGATTCAACGTCACAGAAGGGCAGTTTTCTACAGAATTCTTCCCCACGTACATAAAGCGATTGTATTGGGCAAGGCATCCTGTGTTCGCTTCACAAGAGGATTCGTCGGGGGCACCGGCCCATACAATCGGATTGTCATGGCCTGGAGATGCAAGAAACAGCCGGCCGGGGTCAGTGTTCACGTACTTCCCGGACGATGAGTTTCACGCATTCCAAACCGGCGTCAGCCTGAGCAGGCTCTTAAGGAAGCTGCATTCACCCGACCGTACGATACACGTGATTGCTCACAGCCTGGGAAACGTCGTTGTGAACAGCGCGATCGATCAGGAAGGCATGCAGGACGTGGTTGACACGTACATTATGAACGAGGCCGCGATACCGACAGAGGTCTTCGGTAATGAAGATCTTGTGGATCAGGCAATGAAACAAGCTGCGGAGCTCAAGGGTTATCCTGCTGACAAACAGTGGGTTGATGAATGGGATGAGATTAATTATCGACGCTGCGGAACAGATGATTGCACGAAGGTTTCTGTCCCAGGGTGGACTCCGATCCGTCGGTGGAAAGATCCCGAAAAGTCCCCGGTATTTGATATCGTAAACAAGCCATGTAGTGTAGAGTTTACGGATGGTTTGTGTGCGAGTGCGTGCAACAGGGCAAAGGGAAATCGCGTATGTATTCCGAGTCAATTTGGCGGATCCTGTATTGCCCGGTACCTGAACAGAGAACACTGCGCTTCAACTTGTGTAGGCGACGATTGCAGTTCGGACGCAAAGGCGACTGACGACTACACGGATTGGGAGAAGAAGCTGCGTGCGGAGTTGGAACCTCAGGTCAAGTATGATGTGAGATGGCGATCCGGAAACGGCAGTAGCCCTTGGCGAGGAATCTACGCGCACAACAAGAGCAGAATCAGAAATGGACGACTTTTCAATACGTATTATCCAGGCGATTATGCGGTTAGAGTGGATGCGGGCATTTGGAGTCCATTGCAGTTGGCGCCCATTAATCCGTGGTTTGTGTCTCAAAGGTGGCAGAAACCGAAGGTGGGAGTGTTTGGTCTAAAAGGAGACTCTATTAACGAGAAGTTTTGGGCGAGACTTCAGGACACGGGGTCGGATCAGCAATACTTGTGGTTTGTTCCCGGGTTCGCACCGGTTTCGACCTATACTAAACAGACGAGAAAATGGGCCGAGCTCGCATACTACTTCCAGCCACTATCTGGAGCCGCGGGGGCGCAACACGTGACGGCGCTCGATGGGCCAGGCGACGTACGCAATTTCGACATGACGGAGTGGGCAGAGAGTCTGCACTTCATGCGTAGGCATTCCTTTATGACGCTGAGCACGTTTCCTCAAGTCTGGTGCGCGTACAAACTGTATCGGCACCTGATGGCCGATGGAAGACGCAAGCTTTGCGAGGCGGACTTGTAGCTGGCGAGGTGGCGTTGTCACGTCTGGCAATAAGTTGTTGCTATCGAAACTGCCAGCGACCTGCTTTCTTGCTGGTCCTAGCGGGTTGGACTGCTGCGTGGAGCGCCCAGGCCCAAACGGGCTCCCGCCTCCCCACCGTCACCTCCTTCGACATCCCCATCGCCGGTCTCTCGGCAACCCTCGACCCACCCGAACCCGTGATCCCCAAGAACACCGACTCCGGCGTGCTCGTCGTCGTACGCGCCGGCGACCGCGTGCTCGCAACCCAAGAAGTCGCAGAGTTCCTCGGCGGACCGTTCGAGGTTCAGGCCGAGCTTTCAGGCCCCGGCTTGGAGCGCACCATCACGGTTCCCCAACTCGCCCTGAGTGATCCACCGCCCGAAGATCCGCTGGTGCTGCGCCTGCCACCGTTGCCGATGGCAGGCGACTACGCCCTCGCAAACGTCCGCCTGGTCAGAGACGGCAAGCCGGTGCTGGACGCTACGCCGTTGCAGTTCACGGTGAAGGTGATCGATCAGGTGCTCATCACGTCGGTCAAGACGCGGCCGTTGACGTTGGATGAGATTCGGGACAAGGGGATCGTGCTGAGCAGCGATGACTACGTGGGGTTTGAGTTCACGTTGGGGATGGCCACGGAGTCGCAGTCGGTGAGCTTTAGTTTGCCGGTGGCGTTTGATCGGCAGGGCGTACCGGTGCCGGCGGTGATCAAGCCGCCTTCTTCGCCGCCGCGGGCGGGGGTGAGTGTGGCGCAGGACCTGCCGGAGCCGTTGATCGTGCCGACGCTGCTCGAGGTCGAGGATCTGAAGGCGCTCAATATCCCGGACTTCGACGGTACGCTGCGGGCTCCGTCGGGAGAGCCGATTCGGATTCCGAGCGTGCTCGTGATTCCGGGCAACGTGGGGTATTTGAAGCAGTTCTTTTCGGCGCAGCTGTTTGTGGCCAATGGGGCGCCGGTTGGCTCGGGGCTGACGGTGCGGGATGTGCAAGGCACAGTGAAGCTGCCGGCGGGCGCTGATCGTGTGCCTGGCAGTGCGGACGATCCGCTGGTGCTGCCGGAGACCGTGCGTGGGGTGCAGCCCGAGACGCTGCCGGTGCGTGGGGTGGGGCTCGATGGAGTGCCGGATACGGCAGACGACACGGTTGTGCTCAAAGCGGCGGAGCAAGGTCAGGCGGAGTTTCTGATCCGCGGCGAGCAGGAGGGCTTTCACTCGATCGAGTTCGACATTGCTGCGGTCTTGGATGGGCTTCCGATCGGGCCGGTGGACGTCAGGGGCAAGGCGCGCGGCGGGGTGTTGGTGCGCAACCCGTTCTTTGACATGACGTTCACGATTCCGAGCGTGGTGCGGGCGGGAGAGCCCTTCTCGGTGTTTGCCACGGTGAACCACATCGGCAAGGGCATTGCGAACGACCTGAGCGTGGCCTTGACCGCGGCCAGCCTATCCGGGGCGAGAGCGGCGGGTGATCTGGAGCAGCGCATCCCGACCTTGCTGCCGGGCGACGCGCGCACGCTGGAGTACCGCTTCGTGGCCCAGCGCACCGGGCAAGTGGTTGCGACCTATCTGAAGCTGGACACGAGCGCACCGGGGGCGGGCAAGCTCAAGTGGAGTCTTGGGGTGGGTGAACGCGGAGTCGCACTCTCTCCGGATACGCTGGTGCTGCCCGCGGGTGTCGACGGTCTACCGCGCGAGGTGGTGGCCGCAGCCATGCGCGTGCTGGGTCAGGCATGGAGCATCAGCAACGCGGCCGCGGGAACGCTCCCGCCTGATGTGCTGCGGATTCCGCGCAGTGTGACCACGGCCAGGGCGCTCGCCTTGGCCGAGGCGGGGTTGCGCGTGTCGCTGGGTCAGGACCCTCGTTCGGCCGCGCGCGATCTGGCGTTTGACTTCTACGGCGGCGAGCCGCTCGACGCGGCCTTCGATCAGCTGCTCAGAGAAACGCAAGCGGGGCACGCGTTTGCGCGCGCTGTGGGCACAGCGCTGGCGTCGGAGATGCATGCGGCGGGTGGTCTGTTGCCGTTCGGGCAAGAGATCGACGCGGTCGCAGTATCGGGCGCGGACTTTCTGCGCTTCGCGGTTGGCAGCGGCAGCGGTGCGCCGCCCGTCGAGGTCACGCTGCTGGATGACGTGGGTCGTCGCAGCGATGCCCCCGCAGCGCCGGACGTCCCGCCGGTGAGCGAGATTGCCGGAGCAGTCTGGATTCCGATGGGCGCAACCAGCGCGGAGGCGCTGGTCGGGCTGCTGACCCAGGTCAACTCGCCGCTCTACACGCTTGAGCTCAAGGGCACGGGACCTGGCGTGCTCGACCTCTCGCTCACCCAGCCGCGTGGTGATGGGAGCTTCGTGCGTGGCGAGCTCACGGCCGTGCCCGTGACAGCGGCCACCCGAGCACGCTTGCTCGTGGATCGGCGCCGGCCGGAAACGCTCGTGCTCGAAGTCGACGCGAACGGTGACGGCAGCTACGAGAGCTCGCAGGCGTTGCGCGTGGAAGCGGTGGCGTCCAGCGGCCCGCAACTCGTATCGGCGAGCGTGGTGGGGCCGGAGACCATCGACGGCGCCAGTCCGTTCGGGTTCCAGGTTGCGGTGCTGTTCGACCGCATCGTGGATGCGGACAGCGCGGCTGTGCTTGACCATTACGTGATCCCTCAGAACGGCATGCAGTCGGCACAGCGCCAGCTTTCTGGTCGCTTTGTGTTCGGCTCGCTCGAGCAGCCGGAAGGACCCTACGTTCCGAGCACGCTTGCGGTTTCAGGTATGCGTGATCAGCGCGGCGTGGTCGGACCATCCAAGACCGTCGAGCTGGTGTCGACGCTGGAAGACCCCGGTGCGGTGATCTCCGGCCGCGTCGTGGGGCCAGATGGCGGCGCCGTGACCACGGGCACGGTCACGTACCAGAACAACTCCAACTGGGAATGCTTGCCCTCCTTGTTTGAGCAAGAGTCGAGTCCCATCGCGGCCGGTTTCGCAGCGGTGGAGCTCGACGGGCAGGGTCGCTACGAGTTCCGTTACGTGCGTCAGGACGCGTGTGGGTTCCCGTGGATTCTCGCCACGCGCGATCCGCGCACGGGCTCGTTGCAGCGTGCGAGCGGGTTTGTGAGCACGGCCGGCGAGCACGTGGTGCTCGATTTTGCGTTGCTTGGTCAAGGCGTGGTCCGCGGCACCGTGCGCGACCTGCGCGGCAACGTGGTGTCGGGCGCGCAGGTTGCGGTCGTGAGCCAGACCGATCCGCAGGTCGGCGGCGTTACGACCACGGATGGCTCTGGACGCTACACGGTCTACGGCATCACCGTGGGCCAAGTCAGTGTGACTGCGGCCAAGGGTACTGGGGTAGGGCGGGCATCCGGCAACGTGGGGCGTGCGGGTGGCACCGCCAGCGTAGACGTAACCTTGGACGGCAGCGCCACCTCGGTGGCGGGACAGGTCCGGATCGTGGAGGGGGTTGAGCAACGGGAGGGCGTGGGCGTGACCGTGGTGTACGAGGCCAAGGGCACCACGATCGCCGTGACTCAGACCGACCGGGCCGGTGCGTTTTCGTTCGAGAACGTCCCGGCCGGCCCGTTCACACTCAAGGCAGCGCTCAACACGCGGGACAGCGCGAAGATCCACGGCACGGCCGTAGCGGGCCAGCCTTTGACGGGTCAAGTCCTTGTGATCCACGTGCCTGTTGCGGGTGCCCCGCAGCCTGGACCCGGCTACGGCAGCGTGCAGGGACTTGTTAGCTACGCCGATGGCGTTCCGGCGTCGGACGTAGTCGTGTCGATCGCGGGTCGCGGCGTGGTGTCGGCTGCGGACGGCAGCTTCGAGATCCCCGGCGTGCCGGTCGATCCTAGCGCCCCGCACACGGTACTCGCGCAAAGCCGCGACGGACTGCGCTCGGGTCAAGCGCAGGTGTACGTCACGCAAAGCGAGCAGATCGTCGAAGGTGTCGTCGTGGTGCTTTCCGGCCTGGGCAGCGCCGAGTTCCGTGTGCTTGATTCCAAGGGTGCACCTTTGGTCGGCCAAGAAGTGGGCCTTCTGGGTCGCTGCAAAGCTGCCTGCGGCTGCAACCCGGCCACCACGGACAGCCACGGCATGGCCCGCTTCGACGGCCTGCCGATCGGCGCGGTGCATGCGCGCGCGGTTCGTGCGGGCACCGGTTTCGCGGATGTGGCAAGCGCGAGCGCGTCGATCACGCGCGACGGCGAAGTGGCCACGGGCACGCTGCAGTTCGCAGGGGCGGGGAGCGTGTCTGGCGTGGTTCGCGATGCCGCTGGCAGTCCGGTGTTCGGCGCGGATGTGGTCCTGCGCTCCAAGGTCTTCGTCTCGGCGACATGTAGTCTGGGACACGGCGTGGCGCAGCGCGTGCGCACGAACACCCGCGGCGAGTACCGCTTCAGGGCCGTGAACCTCGGACCGGTGAGCGTGACCGCGAGTCAGACCTTTCTGCCGGTGCCTGTCAGCGCGACCGACGTGCTCACCGTGCCTGGCCAGGAGCTCGCGCTCGATCTCACGCTGCTTTCCGGCGACGCCAGTTTCGCGGGCCAGCTTTCGGGCACGGTGCTGCTGCCGGATGGCGTGACCCCGGCGGGAGCCGGCATCGAAGTGACCGCGGACGGGGTGCTGCCCGACGTCGTGGTGTCGACCGACGCTGTGGGCCATTTCGCCTTTGCCAAGATCCTGCCCGAAGGCCGATACACGCTTACGGCAAGGGACCCGGTCACGGGCGGCGTGGCCAAGACAGCGGTCTTCCTGCGCGCGAACCAAGATGCGCAGCAGAACCTCCGATTGCTCGGCCGCGGCGTAGTGCGCGTGAGCGTACAGGACGCGGCGGGCCTACCGGTCGACAATGCCTTCGTGCGCGTGCGCGAGGCCGGGTTTACCGGCGGGCTGCACGAGGGGGCCGTCGAGGCCTCGAATCTCGGTGTCGTGAGGTTCGAGAACGTGTTCGAAGGCCCGCTGAGCATTGAAGCCAGCGATGTGTTTGGCCGCGGCGGTCGCGCGTCTGCGTTGCTGGCAGACCCCGGCACCACGCTGGACGTGACGGTGCGCCTGAGCATGACCGGGTCGGTCGCCGGCATCTTCGTCGCAGCCGATGGGGCCACTCCTGTGCCGTTCGGTGCCGTAACTCTCACCGCGGGCGGG
This window harbors:
- a CDS encoding carboxypeptidase-like regulatory domain-containing protein, whose product is MLVLAGWTAAWSAQAQTGSRLPTVTSFDIPIAGLSATLDPPEPVIPKNTDSGVLVVVRAGDRVLATQEVAEFLGGPFEVQAELSGPGLERTITVPQLALSDPPPEDPLVLRLPPLPMAGDYALANVRLVRDGKPVLDATPLQFTVKVIDQVLITSVKTRPLTLDEIRDKGIVLSSDDYVGFEFTLGMATESQSVSFSLPVAFDRQGVPVPAVIKPPSSPPRAGVSVAQDLPEPLIVPTLLEVEDLKALNIPDFDGTLRAPSGEPIRIPSVLVIPGNVGYLKQFFSAQLFVANGAPVGSGLTVRDVQGTVKLPAGADRVPGSADDPLVLPETVRGVQPETLPVRGVGLDGVPDTADDTVVLKAAEQGQAEFLIRGEQEGFHSIEFDIAAVLDGLPIGPVDVRGKARGGVLVRNPFFDMTFTIPSVVRAGEPFSVFATVNHIGKGIANDLSVALTAASLSGARAAGDLEQRIPTLLPGDARTLEYRFVAQRTGQVVATYLKLDTSAPGAGKLKWSLGVGERGVALSPDTLVLPAGVDGLPREVVAAAMRVLGQAWSISNAAAGTLPPDVLRIPRSVTTARALALAEAGLRVSLGQDPRSAARDLAFDFYGGEPLDAAFDQLLRETQAGHAFARAVGTALASEMHAAGGLLPFGQEIDAVAVSGADFLRFAVGSGSGAPPVEVTLLDDVGRRSDAPAAPDVPPVSEIAGAVWIPMGATSAEALVGLLTQVNSPLYTLELKGTGPGVLDLSLTQPRGDGSFVRGELTAVPVTAATRARLLVDRRRPETLVLEVDANGDGSYESSQALRVEAVASSGPQLVSASVVGPETIDGASPFGFQVAVLFDRIVDADSAAVLDHYVIPQNGMQSAQRQLSGRFVFGSLEQPEGPYVPSTLAVSGMRDQRGVVGPSKTVELVSTLEDPGAVISGRVVGPDGGAVTTGTVTYQNNSNWECLPSLFEQESSPIAAGFAAVELDGQGRYEFRYVRQDACGFPWILATRDPRTGSLQRASGFVSTAGEHVVLDFALLGQGVVRGTVRDLRGNVVSGAQVAVVSQTDPQVGGVTTTDGSGRYTVYGITVGQVSVTAAKGTGVGRASGNVGRAGGTASVDVTLDGSATSVAGQVRIVEGVEQREGVGVTVVYEAKGTTIAVTQTDRAGAFSFENVPAGPFTLKAALNTRDSAKIHGTAVAGQPLTGQVLVIHVPVAGAPQPGPGYGSVQGLVSYADGVPASDVVVSIAGRGVVSAADGSFEIPGVPVDPSAPHTVLAQSRDGLRSGQAQVYVTQSEQIVEGVVVVLSGLGSAEFRVLDSKGAPLVGQEVGLLGRCKAACGCNPATTDSHGMARFDGLPIGAVHARAVRAGTGFADVASASASITRDGEVATGTLQFAGAGSVSGVVRDAAGSPVFGADVVLRSKVFVSATCSLGHGVAQRVRTNTRGEYRFRAVNLGPVSVTASQTFLPVPVSATDVLTVPGQELALDLTLLSGDASFAGQLSGTVLLPDGVTPAGAGIEVTADGVLPDVVVSTDAVGHFAFAKILPEGRYTLTARDPVTGGVAKTAVFLRANQDAQQNLRLLGRGVVRVSVQDAAGLPVDNAFVRVREAGFTGGLHEGAVEASNLGVVRFENVFEGPLSIEASDVFGRGGRASALLADPGTTLDVTVRLSMTGSVAGIFVAADGATPVPFGAVTLTAGGRVIGRTTTTGSGRDVGRFRFDHVPAGAVRVDAQDPSTARTGFALGNIERQDQIVELTLRAHGLGTVEGLVSGDGRPQPGAEVTLIAGPLGAHTVADAQGRYRVTGIPEGEVAVTASLGNGFLVGTAAAHLMGDGSTLELNVRLRSSGRVLGRVLNADGLTPAPPSIVSIRVGGAGGGE